A section of the Microbacterium forte genome encodes:
- a CDS encoding SDR family NAD(P)-dependent oxidoreductase, which translates to MTPPSLRSAARRCRGVSGEIMDLQLSGTTALITGAASGIGRATALALAAEGVRVALLDRDGAALAETARGCHDAVVRVADVTDQAQVADAVSTSVEELGGLDAVVCCAGISGPVGSPIDEISLLEWNTVFAVNVTGAFLVLAQALPALRASATASVVLLASDSAFVSSPGMAPYCASKAALVQLGRSLSVDLARDGIRVNTVAPSIVDTPMSRGDLGADAFVDPSFAVQTPEDVASHVLYLVSRRSGAINGTTIVSDFGYSARSGFPA; encoded by the coding sequence ATGACACCGCCGTCCTTGAGGAGCGCCGCCCGGCGCTGCCGCGGAGTCTCGGGGGAGATCATGGACCTGCAGCTGAGCGGCACGACCGCGCTGATCACGGGAGCAGCGAGCGGCATCGGGCGTGCGACGGCGCTCGCGCTCGCCGCGGAAGGGGTGCGTGTGGCCCTGCTCGATCGCGACGGTGCTGCGCTCGCTGAGACGGCACGCGGATGCCATGACGCCGTGGTGCGCGTGGCTGATGTCACCGACCAGGCACAGGTCGCGGATGCGGTCTCGACCTCCGTCGAAGAGCTCGGTGGGTTGGATGCTGTCGTCTGCTGCGCCGGGATCTCGGGCCCGGTCGGGTCGCCCATCGATGAGATCTCGCTGCTCGAGTGGAACACGGTGTTCGCCGTCAACGTCACGGGCGCGTTCCTCGTGCTGGCGCAGGCGCTCCCCGCGCTGCGCGCTTCGGCCACCGCATCCGTCGTGCTGCTCGCGAGCGACTCCGCGTTCGTGTCATCGCCGGGCATGGCGCCGTACTGCGCGTCGAAAGCGGCGCTCGTCCAATTGGGCCGGTCGCTGTCGGTGGATCTCGCCCGAGACGGCATCAGAGTGAACACGGTGGCGCCGTCGATCGTCGACACGCCGATGAGTCGGGGCGACCTCGGCGCCGATGCGTTCGTCGATCCATCGTTCGCGGTGCAGACGCCCGAAGACGTCGCCTCTCACGTGCTCTACCTCGTGTCACGACGCAGTGGAGCGATCAACGGCACGACGATCGTCAGCGACTTCGGGTATTCGGCCCGATCAGGATTCCCCGCCTGA
- a CDS encoding SDR family NAD(P)-dependent oxidoreductase yields the protein MGIAVGSTVSGHVVVITGGGTGIGAAVAERYAAEGAHVVVVGRRPEPLRAVADAVGAHPIVADAADTASAQAAVAEVLATFGRLDVLVANAGGHGFSPVADTDDDSWDAAIRANLTTAFVMAREALPSLIEAKGQIVIVSSLAGLFAGPSVAGYTVGKHALIGLTRTLARDYGRRGVRVNAVCPGWVQTPMADDEMDEFATQAGLGSREEAYATVTADVPLQRPARPAEIASVVRFLGSGESSYVTGAVIVADGGSHVVDVPTIAFDRAGM from the coding sequence ATGGGCATTGCAGTCGGATCGACGGTCTCGGGGCACGTCGTCGTCATCACCGGCGGCGGAACCGGCATCGGCGCGGCGGTCGCCGAACGGTATGCCGCAGAGGGCGCTCACGTCGTCGTGGTCGGGCGGCGGCCTGAGCCGCTGCGCGCCGTGGCGGATGCGGTGGGCGCTCATCCGATCGTCGCGGACGCCGCCGACACGGCATCCGCGCAGGCTGCGGTGGCTGAGGTGCTCGCGACGTTCGGGCGGCTCGACGTTCTGGTCGCGAACGCCGGCGGACACGGGTTCTCACCCGTCGCCGACACCGACGACGACAGCTGGGATGCGGCGATCCGCGCCAACCTCACCACGGCGTTCGTCATGGCGCGGGAGGCATTGCCGTCGCTGATCGAGGCGAAGGGGCAGATCGTGATCGTGTCGTCGCTCGCCGGTCTCTTCGCTGGGCCGTCTGTGGCCGGATACACGGTGGGCAAGCATGCTCTGATCGGTCTGACACGGACCCTCGCCCGCGACTACGGACGACGGGGTGTGCGCGTGAACGCGGTGTGCCCCGGGTGGGTGCAGACGCCGATGGCGGACGACGAGATGGACGAGTTCGCCACGCAGGCGGGCCTCGGATCGCGCGAGGAGGCATATGCGACCGTGACGGCGGACGTGCCGCTGCAGCGACCGGCTCGCCCCGCCGAGATCGCGTCGGTCGTGCGGTTCCTCGGGTCGGGGGAGTCGTCGTACGTCACGGGTGCCGTGATCGTGGCGGACGGCGGATCCCACGTGGTGGATGTGCCGACGATCGCGTTCGATCGGGCGGGGATGTAG
- a CDS encoding HNH endonuclease signature motif containing protein, with protein sequence MNSTAELLDRVVADLDAVLSDDALAGLSDAERVAVLQGAGAAFRRAEAVIVETIATGDPGDLPHSAGCRGLNELLQRTVGVDVRGATRVDRVVDLVRRPMSLAGERMPARWAEMRLALLDGVVGVAGFLAATGPIEKVWDRLTVDQRLAADVALAGCARGHGLDTEPGDDPDSDEGAAGPSPTVQDLKALAEDLASMFDPDGEEPKDEDARRRRGITIGRVKDGMHAIRGYLTPDAAAQLQLILDAILNPKGDGPPMPGVFFAPTGAPGADTDSPDADSRGPDSHDPDSHDPDSRYTEFWDPDSRDADSSRAGAGAGSGVDADAERGRDPEETDPFNSDPRSVLDDRTAAQKRHDALTAALGIAARHKDMPTLGGASPVVVVTVDANDLATHATQATGAVFGGAATGAAFGGAAFRGATFGGAGAAAGARGNGGWATIPGSGAHVPVSVAAQVACSGAIQRVLMDEGRIIGITTTDRIFTVRQRRAIIARDKECLIPGCHVPASWCEIHHVTEHARGGPTHTDNGVPLCWWHHRSLGTSGWEIRMNDGLPQVRGPAWWDPDQRWRTPKLSLPADLPRKHLTRTG encoded by the coding sequence ATGAACAGCACCGCGGAGCTTTTGGATCGGGTCGTCGCCGACCTCGACGCGGTGCTGTCCGACGACGCTCTGGCGGGGTTGTCGGATGCGGAGCGGGTTGCGGTGTTGCAGGGGGCGGGGGCGGCGTTCCGGCGTGCCGAGGCGGTGATCGTGGAGACGATCGCGACGGGGGATCCGGGCGACCTTCCGCATTCGGCGGGCTGCCGGGGGCTGAATGAGCTGTTGCAGCGGACGGTGGGTGTGGATGTGCGGGGTGCGACCCGGGTCGACAGGGTGGTCGATCTGGTGCGGCGGCCGATGAGTCTGGCGGGGGAGAGGATGCCGGCACGGTGGGCGGAGATGCGGCTCGCCCTGCTGGACGGGGTGGTCGGTGTCGCGGGGTTTCTGGCGGCGACGGGTCCGATCGAGAAGGTGTGGGATCGGCTCACGGTCGATCAGCGGTTGGCGGCGGATGTCGCATTGGCGGGGTGCGCCCGCGGCCACGGCCTCGACACGGAACCCGGCGACGACCCGGACTCTGATGAGGGTGCGGCGGGTCCGTCGCCGACGGTGCAGGATCTGAAGGCTCTGGCGGAGGATCTCGCGTCGATGTTCGATCCGGATGGTGAGGAACCGAAAGACGAGGATGCGCGGCGTCGTCGGGGGATCACGATCGGCCGGGTGAAAGATGGCATGCATGCGATCCGCGGCTACCTGACCCCGGATGCCGCCGCCCAGTTGCAACTCATCCTGGACGCGATCCTCAACCCGAAGGGCGACGGACCGCCGATGCCCGGGGTGTTCTTCGCCCCGACCGGGGCCCCCGGTGCCGACACCGATTCTCCCGACGCCGACTCTCGCGGTCCCGACTCTCACGATCCCGACTCTCACGATCCCGACTCTCGCTATACCGAGTTTTGGGATCCCGACTCTCGCGACGCCGACTCTTCGCGCGCTGGTGCTGGTGCCGGTTCTGGCGTCGACGCTGACGCCGAGAGGGGGCGCGATCCGGAGGAGACCGATCCGTTCAACTCCGACCCGCGGTCTGTGCTCGATGACCGCACCGCGGCGCAGAAACGCCACGACGCCCTGACCGCAGCGCTCGGGATCGCGGCGCGGCACAAGGACATGCCCACCCTCGGCGGTGCATCACCGGTCGTCGTCGTCACCGTCGACGCCAACGACCTCGCCACCCACGCCACTCAGGCCACCGGTGCTGTGTTCGGAGGCGCTGCCACCGGTGCTGCCTTCGGAGGTGCCGCCTTCAGAGGCGCTACCTTCGGAGGTGCCGGTGCTGCGGCCGGGGCGCGCGGCAATGGTGGGTGGGCGACGATCCCCGGATCCGGTGCTCATGTTCCCGTCTCCGTCGCGGCGCAGGTCGCGTGCAGCGGAGCGATTCAGCGCGTGCTCATGGACGAGGGGCGGATCATCGGGATCACGACCACGGATCGGATCTTCACCGTGCGTCAACGGCGGGCGATCATCGCCCGCGATAAAGAGTGCCTGATCCCCGGATGCCACGTCCCCGCCTCATGGTGCGAGATCCACCACGTCACCGAACACGCCAGGGGCGGCCCCACGCACACCGATAACGGTGTGCCGTTGTGCTGGTGGCACCACCGCTCCCTCGGCACCTCCGGATGGGAGATCCGGATGAACGACGGCCTCCCGCAAGTGCGCGGACCGGCGTGGTGGGACCCCGACCAGCGCTGGCGCACCCCGAAACTCAGCCTCCCCGCTGACCTGCCCCGGAAGCACCTCACCCGCACCGGATGA